A single Pseudomonas brassicacearum DNA region contains:
- a CDS encoding flagellar hook-length control protein FliK, whose protein sequence is MTGDMNILPVPQPTATTRAPVVSGELLKLLVPTEGLISSGQIAQAEVLSLKQADQTFQLLLKVTLESGRQTTVQATSTQPLPQGTSLAVTQPSASNLAIAVQQAVASSVATLTRIDTAQMPVGTLLQGKVLTSQALPQLPGQPAVYRSLVSLLNTAQAGNTLDIDSPQPLRIGTLLSAQVQDTQTLKFVPLSNRQEQLAVSQQLVTQVSRQGSLDSLITALQNLPATDDTGAELRAAVTRLLASLPDVQQLSTPKGLAQAMVASGVFLESKLLAGQLPGPAPDLKGDLLKLIAQLTPALPASTNLTAIIAANTLAQVLPSFVRNALGTLGQVSAKPQPTSFPLPSRLMKGQDEEGNLEHLLRLAAAAVSRLQSHQLSSLEQTGLTDDGRLMSTWQLEIPMRNLQDIVPLQVKFQREETPPREQPDERREEREPKQQLWRVELAFDMEPLGPLQVQAQLLSGSLSSQLWAERPYTASLIESNLTALRERLVTCGLNVGDLDCHLGTPPQGPKTRLEQRWVDETA, encoded by the coding sequence ATGACAGGCGACATGAACATCCTGCCGGTGCCCCAGCCCACGGCAACGACGCGCGCGCCAGTGGTCAGTGGCGAGTTGCTCAAACTGCTGGTGCCGACCGAAGGCCTGATCAGCTCGGGCCAGATCGCCCAGGCCGAAGTGCTGTCGCTCAAGCAGGCCGACCAGACTTTCCAGCTGTTGCTCAAGGTCACTCTGGAGAGCGGCCGCCAGACCACCGTGCAGGCCACCAGCACCCAGCCGTTGCCCCAAGGCACCAGCCTGGCCGTGACCCAGCCGTCCGCCAGCAACCTGGCGATCGCCGTGCAACAGGCCGTGGCCTCCAGCGTCGCCACCTTGACGCGCATCGACACGGCGCAGATGCCGGTCGGCACCCTTCTGCAAGGTAAAGTGCTGACCAGTCAGGCGTTGCCGCAGTTGCCTGGGCAACCGGCGGTCTATCGGTCATTGGTGAGCCTGCTCAACACCGCCCAGGCTGGCAATACCCTGGACATCGACAGCCCGCAACCACTGCGCATCGGCACACTCTTGAGTGCCCAGGTGCAAGATACCCAGACGCTGAAATTCGTTCCGCTGAGCAACCGCCAGGAGCAACTGGCTGTGAGCCAGCAACTGGTCACCCAAGTGAGCCGCCAGGGCTCGCTGGACAGCCTGATCACGGCCCTGCAAAACCTGCCGGCCACTGACGACACCGGTGCCGAGCTGCGCGCCGCGGTGACACGCCTGTTGGCCAGCCTGCCGGATGTCCAGCAGTTGAGCACGCCCAAGGGGTTGGCCCAAGCCATGGTCGCCAGCGGTGTGTTCCTGGAAAGCAAGTTGCTCGCCGGGCAGCTGCCGGGGCCGGCACCGGACCTCAAAGGCGACCTGCTCAAGCTGATCGCCCAACTGACCCCGGCCCTGCCCGCCTCCACCAACCTCACGGCCATCATTGCCGCCAACACCCTGGCCCAGGTGCTGCCCAGTTTTGTCCGCAATGCCCTGGGAACCCTCGGCCAGGTCAGCGCCAAGCCCCAACCCACCAGCTTCCCACTGCCCTCGCGCCTGATGAAAGGCCAGGATGAAGAAGGCAACCTGGAACACCTGTTGCGCCTGGCCGCTGCCGCCGTGTCACGCTTGCAAAGCCATCAGTTGTCGAGCCTGGAACAGACCGGCCTGACCGACGACGGTCGGCTGATGAGCACTTGGCAATTGGAAATCCCGATGCGCAACCTGCAGGACATCGTGCCGTTGCAGGTCAAGTTCCAGCGCGAGGAAACCCCGCCCCGGGAACAACCAGACGAACGCCGGGAAGAACGCGAGCCGAAGCAGCAGCTCTGGCGGGTGGAATTGGCGTTCGACATGGAACCGTTAGGCCCGTTGCAGGTTCAGGCGCAGTTGCTCAGCGGCAGCCTGTCCAGCCAGTTGTGGGCGGAACGGCCGTACACCGCGAGCCTGATCGAAAGCAACCTGACAGCATTGCGTGAGCGCCTGGTGACCTGTGGCCTGAACGTCGGCGACCTGGACTGCCACCTCGGCACCCCGCCCCAAGGCCCCAAGACCCGCCTGGAACAACGCTGGGTAGACGAAACCGCATGA